A genomic stretch from Enterobacter oligotrophicus includes:
- the phnJ gene encoding alpha-D-ribose 1-methylphosphonate 5-phosphate C-P-lyase PhnJ: MANLSGYNFAYLDEQTKRMIRRAILKAVAIPGYQVPFGGREMPMPYGWGTGGIQLTASVIGEADVLKVIDQGADDTTNAVSIRNFFKRVTGVNTTEKTEDATLIQTRHRIPETPLTEDQILIFQVPIPEPLRFIEPRETETRTMHALEEYGIMQVKLYEDIARFGHIATTYAYPVKVNGRYVMDPSPIPKFDNPKMDMMPALQLFGAGREKRIYAVPPYTRVESLDFDDHPFTVQEWDEPCAICGSKHSYLDEVVLDDTGKRMFVCSDTDYCRQQSEANSQ; encoded by the coding sequence ATGGCTAATTTAAGCGGCTACAACTTTGCCTATCTGGATGAACAAACCAAACGCATGATCCGCCGCGCCATTCTGAAAGCGGTGGCGATCCCTGGCTATCAGGTGCCGTTCGGCGGCCGCGAAATGCCGATGCCCTACGGCTGGGGCACGGGCGGCATTCAGCTTACCGCCAGCGTGATCGGCGAAGCGGACGTGCTGAAAGTCATCGACCAGGGGGCCGACGACACCACCAACGCCGTGTCGATCCGCAACTTCTTTAAGCGCGTCACCGGCGTCAACACCACTGAAAAAACCGAAGATGCGACGCTGATCCAGACCCGTCACCGCATCCCGGAAACCCCGCTTACGGAAGATCAGATTTTGATTTTCCAGGTGCCGATCCCAGAGCCGCTGCGCTTTATCGAGCCGCGCGAAACCGAAACCCGCACCATGCACGCCCTGGAAGAGTACGGGATCATGCAGGTGAAGCTGTATGAAGACATCGCCCGCTTCGGCCATATCGCCACCACCTACGCCTACCCGGTGAAGGTCAACGGGCGCTACGTGATGGACCCGTCTCCGATCCCGAAATTCGATAATCCGAAGATGGACATGATGCCTGCCCTGCAGCTCTTTGGTGCCGGACGTGAAAAACGCATCTACGCCGTCCCGCCGTATACGCGTGTCGAAAGCCTCGATTTCGACGACCATCCGTTTACGGTGCAGGAGTGGGACGAGCCGTGCGCTATCTGCGGCTCGAAGCATAGCTATCTGGACGAAGTGGTGCTGGACGACACGGGCAAACGGATGTTTGTCTGCTCCGACACCGATTATTGCCGCCAACAGAGCGAGGCGAACAGCCAATGA
- the phnG gene encoding phosphonate C-P lyase system protein PhnG: protein MHFDTSTRQRWMRVLAHSQPAALCSRMNALDLTPDYDTIRAPEIGLVQIQARMGGTGERFFAGDATLTRAVIRLNSGTLGYSYVLGRDKQHAERCAVIDALLQEQPHFQTLMETLIAPLEADRAARLAARQAEVNTSRVNFFTLVRGDNA, encoded by the coding sequence ATGCATTTCGATACTTCCACCCGTCAACGCTGGATGCGCGTGCTGGCCCATAGCCAGCCTGCTGCGCTGTGCAGCCGCATGAACGCGCTCGACCTGACGCCAGACTACGACACTATCCGCGCACCGGAAATCGGCCTGGTGCAGATCCAGGCGCGCATGGGCGGCACCGGCGAACGCTTCTTCGCGGGCGATGCCACTCTCACCCGCGCGGTGATCCGCCTGAACAGCGGCACGCTGGGCTACAGCTACGTGCTGGGTCGCGACAAACAGCACGCCGAGCGCTGCGCGGTGATCGACGCCCTGCTGCAGGAACAACCGCATTTCCAGACCTTAATGGAAACCCTTATCGCCCCGCTGGAAGCTGACCGCGCCGCACGACTTGCCGCACGTCAGGCCGAAGTGAACACCAGCCGGGTCAACTTCTTTACGCTCGTTCGCGGAGACAACGCATGA
- a CDS encoding carbon-phosphorus lyase complex subunit PhnI translates to MYVAVKGGEKAIAAAHALQEHRRRGDEALPELSVAQIEQQLNLAVDRVMTEGGIADRELAALALKQASGDNVEAIFLLRAYRTTLAKLAVSEPVKTAEMRLERRISAVYKDIPGGQLLGPTYDYTHRLLDFTLLANGEAPQLNTAEPQQDPSPHVFSLLAKQGLAKAEEDSGATPDDITRTPPVYPCSRSSRLQQLMRGDEGYLLALAYSTQRGYGRNHPFAAEIRSGYLDIEIVPEELGFAVNVGELLMTECEMVNGFVAPENEAPHFTRGYGLVFGLGERKAMAMALVDRALQAPDYGEHISGPAQDEEFVLAHADNVEAAGFVSHLKLPHYVDFQAELELLKRLQRERENG, encoded by the coding sequence ATGTACGTTGCCGTTAAAGGGGGCGAGAAGGCGATCGCCGCCGCCCATGCGCTGCAGGAGCACAGACGACGGGGTGATGAAGCGCTTCCCGAGCTGAGCGTCGCCCAGATTGAGCAGCAGCTTAACCTCGCCGTCGACCGCGTAATGACCGAAGGTGGCATCGCCGACCGCGAGCTGGCGGCGCTGGCCCTGAAGCAGGCCAGCGGCGATAACGTGGAAGCCATCTTCCTGCTGCGCGCCTACCGTACCACGCTGGCGAAGCTGGCAGTGAGCGAGCCGGTGAAAACGGCGGAGATGCGCCTGGAGCGCCGAATTTCTGCCGTTTATAAGGACATCCCCGGCGGCCAGCTGCTCGGCCCCACCTATGACTACACTCATCGCCTGCTGGATTTCACCCTGCTGGCGAACGGCGAAGCACCGCAACTCAATACCGCGGAACCTCAGCAAGATCCTTCCCCACACGTCTTTAGCCTGCTGGCGAAACAGGGGCTCGCTAAAGCAGAAGAGGATTCAGGCGCTACGCCGGACGACATCACCCGCACGCCGCCGGTTTACCCGTGTTCACGTTCTTCGCGCCTGCAACAGCTGATGCGCGGCGATGAAGGCTATTTGCTGGCGCTGGCCTACTCCACCCAGCGCGGCTACGGGCGCAACCACCCGTTTGCGGCAGAGATCCGCAGTGGCTACCTCGACATCGAAATTGTGCCGGAAGAGCTGGGTTTTGCGGTGAACGTCGGTGAACTGCTGATGACCGAGTGCGAAATGGTCAACGGTTTTGTCGCGCCTGAAAACGAAGCTCCGCACTTTACCCGCGGCTACGGGCTGGTGTTTGGCCTGGGCGAGCGTAAGGCCATGGCGATGGCGCTGGTCGACCGTGCACTGCAGGCACCGGACTACGGCGAACACATTTCCGGCCCGGCACAGGACGAAGAGTTCGTGCTGGCGCATGCGGATAACGTGGAAGCGGCGGGTTTTGTCTCGCACCTCAAGCTGCCGCACTACGTCGATTTCCAGGCCGAACTGGAACTGCTGAAACGCCTGCAACGGGAGCGCGAAAATGGCTAA
- the phnH gene encoding phosphonate C-P lyase system protein PhnH yields the protein MTLQPAFTLAVQDAQQSFRRLLKAMSEPGVIVSLHQLSQGWLPLNLASTSVLLTLADNDTPVWLSGALLNDIASQNLRFHTNAPLVEQPQQAVFAVADEQISHEQLNALSEGSAVAPETSATLILQVSSLSGGRMLRLTGAGIADERMVAPQLPECIIHELTERPHPFPLGIDLILTCGERLLAIPRTTHVEVC from the coding sequence ATGACGCTTCAACCTGCTTTTACCCTGGCCGTCCAGGATGCCCAACAGAGTTTTCGTCGCCTGCTGAAAGCCATGAGCGAGCCGGGCGTGATCGTCTCGCTGCACCAGCTTTCGCAGGGCTGGCTGCCGCTCAATCTCGCCTCCACCAGCGTGTTGCTGACCCTCGCCGACAACGACACCCCGGTGTGGCTTTCGGGCGCATTGCTGAACGATATCGCCAGCCAGAACCTGCGCTTCCACACCAACGCCCCGCTGGTTGAGCAGCCGCAGCAGGCGGTCTTTGCCGTGGCCGACGAGCAGATCAGCCATGAACAGCTGAATGCCCTGAGCGAAGGCAGCGCCGTCGCCCCGGAGACCAGCGCCACGCTGATTTTGCAGGTCTCCAGCCTGAGCGGCGGGCGCATGTTGCGTCTCACCGGCGCGGGTATCGCCGACGAGCGCATGGTCGCGCCGCAGCTGCCGGAGTGCATCATTCATGAACTCACTGAACGCCCGCACCCGTTCCCGCTCGGTATCGACCTGATCCTGACCTGCGGCGAGCGCCTGCTGGCGATCCCAAGAACCACCCACGTGGAGGTGTGCTGA
- the phnF gene encoding phosphonate metabolism transcriptional regulator PhnF: MHLSRHPTSYPTRWQEIAAKLEVELRTHYRCGDYLPAEQQLADRYEVNRHTLRRAIDQLVERGWVQRRQGVGVLVLMRPFDYPLNAQARFSQNLLDQGSHPTSEKLLSVLRPASSHVADALGIQEGDNVIHLRTLRRVNGVAVCQIDHYFADLTLWPVLQNFASGSLHDFLRDATGIALKRTQTRISARRAQAKESKVLEIPNMAPLLCVRTLNHRDGEINATEYSVSLTRADMIEFTMEH; this comes from the coding sequence ATGCACTTATCCAGACATCCGACCAGTTACCCGACCCGCTGGCAAGAGATTGCGGCAAAGCTCGAAGTGGAACTGCGCACGCACTACCGCTGCGGAGATTACCTGCCTGCCGAACAGCAGCTTGCCGATCGCTACGAAGTGAACCGCCACACGCTGCGCCGCGCCATTGACCAACTGGTTGAGCGCGGCTGGGTACAGCGCCGTCAGGGCGTCGGCGTGCTGGTGCTGATGCGCCCGTTCGACTACCCGCTGAACGCCCAGGCGCGCTTTAGCCAGAACCTGCTGGATCAGGGTAGCCACCCCACCAGCGAAAAGCTGCTCTCGGTGCTGCGTCCGGCCTCCAGCCACGTGGCGGACGCGCTGGGGATTCAGGAAGGCGACAACGTTATCCACCTGCGCACGTTGCGCCGGGTCAACGGCGTGGCGGTGTGCCAGATCGACCACTACTTTGCGGACCTGACGCTCTGGCCTGTGCTGCAAAACTTTGCCAGCGGTTCGCTGCATGACTTCCTGCGCGATGCCACCGGCATTGCGCTCAAACGCACCCAGACGCGCATCAGCGCCCGCCGCGCGCAGGCGAAAGAGAGCAAGGTGCTGGAAATTCCCAACATGGCCCCGCTGCTCTGCGTGCGCACCCTCAACCACCGTGACGGCGAGATCAACGCGACGGAATACTCCGTCAGCCTGACCCGCGCCGACATGATTGAATTCACCATGGAGCACTGA
- the phnE gene encoding phosphonate ABC transporter, permease protein PhnE: MQTITLPPPKRSWFSLLSWAILLAVLVISWKGAEMDPLLLVKDSGNMATFAADFFPPDFSQWQDYLGEMAITLQIAVWGTALAVILSIPFGLMSAENIVPWWVYQPMRRLMDACRAINEMVFAMLFVVAVGLGPFAGVMALFIHTTGVLSKLLSEAVEAIEPGPVEGIRATGANKIEEILYGVLPQVMPLLISYSLYRFESNVRSATVVGMVGAGGIGVTLWEAIRGFQFQQTCALMVLIIITVSLLDFLSQRLRKHFI; this comes from the coding sequence ATGCAAACCATCACCCTCCCACCGCCGAAACGCAGCTGGTTCTCGCTTTTAAGCTGGGCCATTCTGCTGGCGGTGCTGGTTATCTCCTGGAAGGGCGCGGAAATGGACCCGCTGCTGCTCGTCAAAGATTCCGGCAACATGGCAACCTTCGCCGCGGACTTCTTCCCGCCGGACTTCAGCCAGTGGCAGGACTACCTCGGTGAAATGGCCATCACCCTGCAAATCGCCGTCTGGGGCACCGCCCTTGCCGTCATTCTCTCTATTCCGTTTGGCCTGATGAGCGCCGAAAACATTGTGCCATGGTGGGTGTACCAGCCGATGCGTCGCCTGATGGACGCCTGCCGCGCCATCAACGAAATGGTCTTTGCGATGCTGTTCGTCGTGGCTGTCGGTCTGGGTCCGTTTGCGGGCGTGATGGCGTTGTTCATCCACACCACCGGCGTGCTCTCCAAGCTGCTCTCTGAAGCGGTTGAAGCCATTGAGCCCGGCCCGGTGGAAGGCATTCGCGCGACGGGTGCTAATAAAATCGAAGAAATTCTTTACGGCGTGCTGCCACAGGTGATGCCGCTGCTGATCTCCTACTCCTTGTACCGCTTCGAATCTAACGTCCGCTCCGCCACGGTCGTCGGCATGGTCGGCGCAGGCGGGATTGGCGTCACCCTGTGGGAAGCGATTCGCGGTTTCCAGTTCCAGCAAACCTGCGCATTGATGGTGCTCATCATCATCACCGTCAGCCTGCTGGATTTCCTCTCTCAACGTTTGCGTAAGCACTTCATCTGA